The DNA sequence TTAATTCAAGCATTCCTTCGGCAAAATGCCCGTCAATTGTTGCATAAAACTTATCGAAGGAATCAAAAAACAAGTCGTCAGAAGGAACAGATACCCCGTTGTAATCTTTTGCAGACCAGGTTTGCATCACTTGCTGTTTGTAAAAATCCAGTTTTCCTTTATTTTTAAGTGAAGAAAAGGTTTCCCAGTTTCCATTTGCAGGTTTTGTTTTAGAGACCGCCATAGTTTCTAAATTCAAATAGAAATCTTCAGAAATTGCTCTTTCCAAAAGAGGTTCTGCATAAATTGATCCCGAAAAATGATGGTGTAGATCGCCTCCCTTAGGCATTTGTTGAAAAAAAGCAGTAGAAAGGGCTTCGTTGTTTCTGATTTTTTCCAAATAACGTTCAGCCGATTGAGAAAAGCCGATTTGTGCTATAAAAATACAGAAAAGTGTAATTATCCTTGTCATAGTCTAGGTTTAAATTACATGCAAATGTAGTTATTTTACAGGACTTTTGAAAAGGAAGGGGGAATATTTAAGTAAAGACGCACAGCAGTGCGTCTCTACGGGGTTATTTTTATGAAAAAAGAACATCATGTATATCAGCGGTTCTATCGAAAACACTTTTGGCAAAAGGACAAAGCGGAATAATTTTAAAATCATTGGCCCTTGCGTATTCAACGGCAGCCATGACCATTTTTTTACCAACACCTTTCCCGTTGAATTCTTCATTTACTTCTGTATGGTCAATGATGAATTTGGTGTCTCCGGCCCAGCTATAAGTCATTTTTCCCGCTTGTTTTCCGTCTTCTACAGCTTCAAAATATCCTTTTCTTCCTTCGTTTATTTGTTGTATTTCCATGATTGTTAAAATAATGTGGTTTTGATTTCTATTGAATGTGTTAATGTTTTATGAATTGGGCAACTGTTGGCAATGGTTTCTAAACGTTGTCGTTGTGTATCGTCTACCTCGCCGATAATTTCAATTTTTCGGGTAAATAAAGAGACATTCTGATTAGAGTCTCTTTCAAAATCGACCTTAATATTGATTTCAGAAACTTGCCATTGTTTGCGGTTGATGTACATTCGCAATGTAATAAGTGTACAGGCTGCTAATGAAGAAGCTAAAAGTTCAGAAGGACTAAACCCCAGATTTTTACCTCCAATTTCTTGAGGTTCGTCTGCTATTACCGTATTTCCGCTGGCAGATTTTATTTCGGTGCGATACAAGCGCGTGTCAATTTGTGCTGATATAGTTTCCATATGTTATTTCATTCGGGGTTCAGGTAAAGGAACAAACTCAGTTTCTCCCGGGACTTTTGGGAACGTCTGTGCTGTCCAGTCTCTTTTTGCTTTTTCGATTAATTCTTTGTCAGAGGAAACAAAATTCCAGAAGATAAAATGTTCTTCAGGGAAAGGAGCTCCTCCAAAAATATAAACAGTAGAATGAGCAGCAATTTCAAACTCACATAAAGTACTGTCATTTGTAATCAGGATCTGCTTCGGATCGTAAACATGCTCTCCGCTTTTAATACTTCCTTCCAGGATATATAAACCACTTTCTCCATACAGATCTTTTCCAATATTGATTTTTTGAGTCGTTTCACTTTTGATCTCAATAAAATACAACGGACTATACACGGGAACCGGTGATTTTTTATTGAAAGCTTCTCCGGCAATTAATTTATATGAAACTCCATTTTCTTCCCATTGTGGAATATCATCTGCCTCCACATGTGTGAAATTAGGTTCCATTTGCTCTAATTCTTTTGGCAAAGCAACCCAAATCTGTAATCCATGAAGGACTTTATCGGAAGTTCTTAAATATTCGGGTGTTCTTTCGGAATGTACGATTCCTTTTCCTGCGGTCATCCAGTTTACAGCGCCCGGTTTTATTTCGAGTTCTGTTCCCAGACTGTCACGATGCATGATACTTCCTTCAAACATAAAGGTCAGTGTAGAAAGTCCGATATGCGGGTGAGGAGGGACGTCCATATTCTGGTGTTGGTTCAGATGTGCGGGTCCCATATGATCGATAAATACAAATGGTCCGACTGCTCTTTTTTCACGAAAAGGCAATAATCTCCCTACCATAAAATTGCCAATGTTGGCGGCGCGTTCTTCGATAATTAAACTGATGTTTGACATGGTATATTTTTAAAATTGATCTTTTGACGATTGAGATTTATTGTAATTATTGCTGGGGTTCTTTATAATTGGTTTGACAAAGTTACTATCATTATTAAAAATGCAACTTAATGTAGATTAAGAACAGAGTTATCATAAAAGTAAGGATAAATATTTAATTACTAAAGGCCATTTTTAAACCTAAACCTAACAGGTTTTTAAAACCTGTTAGGTTTGAAATATTTACGTAAAAAAAAGGGGTATTTGTACAGAATCGTACAAATACCCCTTTTTAATATACTTTAATTTTATTTAAAACTTCATTCTCTGAATCCTAACTGCATTCAGAATCGCTAATAAAGCGACACCCACGTCAGCAAAAACAGCTTCCCACATGGTAGCGAGGCCGCCGGCACCCAGTACAAGTACAATGGCTTTTACAACAAAGGCTAAACTAATATTCTGCCATACAATTTGTTTGGTTTTTTTACCAATATTTATGGCGGTGTATATTTTTGTTGGCTGGTCGTTTTGAATCACGATATCGGCCGTTTCTATAGTAGCATCACTTCCTAAGCCACCCATTGCGATTCCGGCATGTGCCAACGCAATCACAGGTGCATCATTTACGCCATCGCCAACAAAGGCAATTTTTAGGTCTTTGTTTTTTAAATCCGTAACTTTTTCAACCTTATTTTCGGGTAATAAGTCACCATAAGCCACATCGATATTTAATTCTTTGGCAACGGTATTAACCACAGCTGTTTTATCCCCCGAAAGCATGACGGTTTTTACATTTATTCGATGTAAACTTTCAATGGCCTCTTTGGCGTCTTCTTTTATTTCATCGGCGATGAGGAAATAACCGGCATATTTTTGATTGACGGCTACAACAATTATAGTGAAAGGCGTTTGGTCTATTTCGGTATCATAACTAATATCGAACTTTTTCATTAGTTTGGTATTTCCGGCCAAAATAGCATTGCCGTCAACTGTACCTTTTAGACCGTGACCTGCAATTTCTTCAACAGCGGTAACAACACTGTTTTTTTCTGCTCCGTTGGCATAGTCAATAATGGCAGTACCAACAGGATGTGTTGATTTGGTTTCGAGTGCAGCCGTATATTTTATTAAATCAGCATCGGGAATCCCGACTGCTACTACTTTTTGAACTTTAAAAACCCCTTTTGTCAAAGTTCCGGTTTTGTCCATTACCACAACCTGAATTGCCGCCATGATGTCTAAGAAGCTCGAGCCCTTAAACAAAATCCCGTTTTTACTTGCCGCTCCAATTCCGCCAAAGTAACCCAGTGGAATTGAAATCACCAAGGCACAAGGACAAGAGATTACCAAAAAGACTAAGGCACGATACAACCAATCTTTAAAAAGATAATTGTCTACAAAAAAGTAAGGCAGTAAACAGATCGCGATTGCTGCATAAACCACAATTGGCGTGTATATTTTGGCAAATTTTCGGATAAACAATTCGGTTGGCGCTTTTTTGGAAGTCGCTTCCTGAACCATTTCCAGAATTTTAGACAATTTACTATCGGTATACAAAGTGGTAACTTTTACTTCAGCTACGGCATTGAGATTGATCATTCCCGCAAGGACATTTTCGCCTTTGTTTTTGGTATCAGGTTTACTTTCTCCTGTTAATGCTGCGGTATTAAAGGAAGCTGTTTCAGAAAGAAGTTCGCCATCTAAGCCTAATTTTTCGCCTGGTTTTAATTGAATGATGTCTCCAATTTGAGCATTTTTTGCTTTAATAATTTTAGGCTGATTGTTCTCAAGAATCGTCACTTCATCCGGACGCTGGTCTAATAGTGTTTTGATGTTTGCTTTGGCACGAGTTACTGCCAATGTTTGGAAAGTTTCGCCAACAGCATAAAAAAGCATTACAGCAACGCCTTCGGGATATTCACCAATTGCAAAAGCACCGATGGTAGCAATACTCATTAATAAAAACTCTGAAAAGAAAGCACCATTTCTGGCACTTCCAATTGCTTCTTTTATGACAGGAAAACCAACCGGTAAATAAGCGACTATATACCAAACAATTCTAACCCAACCTGTAAACCACGTTTGAGGTAAATAATTGTCGAAAACAATGGCAATGATTAGTAAAACAAAACTAGTTATTGCCGGAGAAAAAAGCTGAAAAGTAGTCTGATCTCCTACTGAGTGGTCATGTCCATCGTCGTCGCTATGTTTGTTATCATCATGTGAGCAGCAACCTGCTTCTGTATTTTTTTTGGGAGCTGTGTTTTGTTTTGTTTCACAGCAATCAGTATCGTCATTATGTATCATAAAATTTAGATTAGTGAGTGTGTTCTCCACCGCCTTTTTGAGCAGACAATAGATAAAAAGCACCTTGTGTAACAATTTTGCTTGTATTCGGGATTGAAGTTACAAATTTTATTTCAGTATATCCCATATCGGTAGTGCCCGGA is a window from the Flavobacterium cupriresistens genome containing:
- a CDS encoding GNAT family N-acetyltransferase; the encoded protein is MEIQQINEGRKGYFEAVEDGKQAGKMTYSWAGDTKFIIDHTEVNEEFNGKGVGKKMVMAAVEYARANDFKIIPLCPFAKSVFDRTADIHDVLFS
- a CDS encoding OsmC family protein, whose translation is METISAQIDTRLYRTEIKSASGNTVIADEPQEIGGKNLGFSPSELLASSLAACTLITLRMYINRKQWQVSEINIKVDFERDSNQNVSLFTRKIEIIGEVDDTQRQRLETIANSCPIHKTLTHSIEIKTTLF
- a CDS encoding pirin family protein; this translates as MSNISLIIEERAANIGNFMVGRLLPFREKRAVGPFVFIDHMGPAHLNQHQNMDVPPHPHIGLSTLTFMFEGSIMHRDSLGTELEIKPGAVNWMTAGKGIVHSERTPEYLRTSDKVLHGLQIWVALPKELEQMEPNFTHVEADDIPQWEENGVSYKLIAGEAFNKKSPVPVYSPLYFIEIKSETTQKINIGKDLYGESGLYILEGSIKSGEHVYDPKQILITNDSTLCEFEIAAHSTVYIFGGAPFPEEHFIFWNFVSSDKELIEKAKRDWTAQTFPKVPGETEFVPLPEPRMK
- a CDS encoding heavy metal translocating P-type ATPase, with amino-acid sequence MIHNDDTDCCETKQNTAPKKNTEAGCCSHDDNKHSDDDGHDHSVGDQTTFQLFSPAITSFVLLIIAIVFDNYLPQTWFTGWVRIVWYIVAYLPVGFPVIKEAIGSARNGAFFSEFLLMSIATIGAFAIGEYPEGVAVMLFYAVGETFQTLAVTRAKANIKTLLDQRPDEVTILENNQPKIIKAKNAQIGDIIQLKPGEKLGLDGELLSETASFNTAALTGESKPDTKNKGENVLAGMINLNAVAEVKVTTLYTDSKLSKILEMVQEATSKKAPTELFIRKFAKIYTPIVVYAAIAICLLPYFFVDNYLFKDWLYRALVFLVISCPCALVISIPLGYFGGIGAASKNGILFKGSSFLDIMAAIQVVVMDKTGTLTKGVFKVQKVVAVGIPDADLIKYTAALETKSTHPVGTAIIDYANGAEKNSVVTAVEEIAGHGLKGTVDGNAILAGNTKLMKKFDISYDTEIDQTPFTIIVVAVNQKYAGYFLIADEIKEDAKEAIESLHRINVKTVMLSGDKTAVVNTVAKELNIDVAYGDLLPENKVEKVTDLKNKDLKIAFVGDGVNDAPVIALAHAGIAMGGLGSDATIETADIVIQNDQPTKIYTAINIGKKTKQIVWQNISLAFVVKAIVLVLGAGGLATMWEAVFADVGVALLAILNAVRIQRMKF